The following are from one region of the Acanthopagrus latus isolate v.2019 chromosome 2, fAcaLat1.1, whole genome shotgun sequence genome:
- the bicra gene encoding BRD4-interacting chromatin-remodeling complex-associated protein isoform X1 produces the protein MFVSMRLINHIAHRIVMDDEDGRCLLDVICDPEALNDFLHGSETHLDTDDLLDGSSDPSSSFFSTTGGHVPEVQPAVQLSANEPTGLPRVSVDLDFLEDEDILGGSPGGEGGSNGIGTNHEPCDILQQSLAEANITEQSLQEAEAELDLGSFGIPGLTQVVQTLPDATLPGSGGAAVGVGIGVGVGGAAAIFPGSAPSNTSTPPSATADMLGSVLAQQGLQLQPQVMNKAISVQPFMQPMGLGNVTLQPISSLQALPNGSQSGHLGIGQIQVVGQPTVMTINQSGQPILAKAMGGYQLHQSGPEVSGAGSQAGLGGSGGGLLIQSNKGALGSPALNGPAVCVSSTNSSSGVTMTASTGLVGFGSTSLSSGIGPQTQTQGQIMQNVIIQRTPTPIQPKPPQGGAIQPKLFKQQQQQQQSQPAPQTLQNDAHKALGLQQIPVSTAQNVAFLTGKPGSNVVLSTQATTQGPQFQQTLFKQQAAQPSGKPLSVHLLNQQGSIVIPSQTVLQGQNHQFLLPQLQAGGQILTQHPGGHIITSQGPGGQLIANQILTTNQNINLGQVLTSQGHPGAHILSGPIQLQPGQMGTPTLFQMPVSLAQSQSQTQTHSVSGHAQTVIQGMPIQNSLTMLSQVEGLSPAVSLQPALQPQPGGVPSSNSTGAATMAQGQPGECVTVLGSSTDQAAHPTQQHVPQSSILAMQPALSVSTTATVPTSSPSMSVSTSSSVTAVGLVPPQAQHSPGRLLFTNQGSSMILSQESLQMFLQQEQRHQTENESTPSVGVPASVIVSSNSITAPAPAVHDSQLTDSWVGQSHSPSPGPSHMTAVVKQVPSSGHKQTLKIQGMSPSPTLTTHPAAPPVAVSPQPSHSPLTLSQQIQSPHQQQQSHPPSQPQPQSQTPSRSCTPSSHPPLFIVHNQIAESPQPAPQGQTQPQQTHIQVQLQPQPRPASQPAPYQQDMPPMSQSPKPPPAPPAQHQFTSPPVSTSAAAVVKAQVPIQGLTAEQQHHLQLVGAQIQTLSGIAQPSPQQKQLLDKLHQVQQNILLQAKQSAQPQPQPQPQPQPQPQATSQFSSQQDVPVDKVVLASSVSSGTPAQLPSVLQPTSVLVKTPATASSDLQVFSGAQGPAGAMVNQTVTPASLTQPAQVQPKPGVISSVGGMTLGKGGMQIQVLAQMPAPQPPAPVQTQTTMKMPFSAEPSKEASMLEQLRKQQGSVLHPNYSAPFHSFEDTLHRLLPYHLYQGTANSSQDYQRVDDEFEKVSCHLLKRTQAMLDKYRHLLFTESKRLGPSAEMVMIDRMFIQEEKVALSQDRILAKERPEEFVANVRLLESVVSSQEKSSSAEQTPVSGGVAVAVPAPAPAAPAPAPLPNVTPNPPPGPTPAPVPAPAPVPVQAPAPAPAPAPAPAPSTTPSTTPFPPTKLVIKQGGGGASVSWSSSCPPPPPSGASRVVPEPTSQSTSFSRAPAASSSFSSSSSQAADDDDALPQRTSKPPMKTYEARRRIGLKLKIKQDQTGFSKVVHNTALDPVHTPQLQQSSQSISQPQTQPQFEAAVTHPKSHPSSTPPTTVIRTQSPVCTVSSASSVTTATTRCNPPLRGNVPPNAAPSSSTSSSHSWSSSTSSSSSSTQMNGTLDHHDVGGVKHNSASTATPSQTTCRLPLRKTYRENISPRVRPGVPGGGDESLSYPRPTPSPPRHEASSPPSERTVIASVKVEKRGREASHAHTESSHESGRLVSAMQGLDDMDEVFNRGIKTTQHHHLPQLLDREGAKERGEEHTDQETDVSKYKRASGKNRHRAGGTFRMDQHAPGPPSPESSFTRDSLLPAKRCKSDSPDMDNASFSSGSPPDDSLNEHLQCAIDSILNLQQEPSARGHHIKGGNSRSHQHQSQRPGGSAASSHRPSVPPSSSASSSSSLAQHPQVGGRGHNGSLVPQTQSR, from the exons ATGTTTGTGAGCATGCGATTAATCAACCACATCGCACACAGAA TTGTCATGGATGATGAAGACGGCAGGTGCCTTCTAGATGTAATTTG tgacCCAGAAGCTCTCAATGACTTTCTTCATGGATCTGAGACCCAT TTGGACACTGACGACCTTTTGGATGGTTCGAGTGACCCCTCCAGCTCGTTCTTCTCTACCACTGGG GGCCATGTTCCGGAGGTCCAGCCTGCAGTCCAGCTGTCGGCCAATGAGCCGACAGGCCTGCCTAGAGTCAGTGTCGACCTGGACTTCCTGGAGGATGAAGACATCTTGGGAGGATCCCCAGGTGGAGAAGGTGGGAGCAATGGCATTGGGACAAATCACGAACCATGTGACATCCTGCAGCAGAGCTTGGCTGAAGCCAACATCACAGAACAAAGCCTTCAGGAGGCAGAGGCTGAGCTGGACCTGGGCTCCTTTGGAATTCCAGGTCTTACGCAGGTGGTTCAGACGCTGCCTGATGCCACCCTTCCTGGGTCTGGAGGCGCTGCTGTTGGTGTAGGCATAGGTGTTGGTGTTGGGGGAGCAGCAGCAATTTTCCCAGGGTCTGCCCCCAGCAACACATCTACTCCCCCCAGTGCTACAGCTGATATGCTGGGGTCAGTGCTTGCCCAGCAGGGCCTCCAACTCCAACCCCAGGTCATGAACAAGGCCATTAGTGTTCAGCCATTTATGCAGCCCATGGGCCTAGGAAATGTGACGCTTCAACCCATTTCAAGTCTCCAAGCTCTTCCTAATGGGAGCCAGTCTGGACATTTGGGTATTGGACAGATTCAGGTTGTGGGCCAGCCTACAGTCATGACTATCAATCAGTCTGGGCAGCCAATCCTGGCAAAAGCCATGGGTGGTTACCAGCTGCATCAGTCTGGGCCAGAGGTATCAGGTGCTGGTTCTCAGGCGGGGCTCGGAGGCTCAGGGGGTGGACTTCTGATCCAAAGCAACAAAGGCGCTTTGGGATCTCCAGCTTTAAATGGACCGGCTGTTTGtgtcagcagcacaaacagcagcagtggtgttACAATGACTGCTTCTACTGGGCTTGTGGGCTTTGGCAGTACTTCTCTAAGTTCAGGAATTGGAccccagacacaaacacaaggccAAATCATGCAGAACGTGATCATCCAACGCACACCAACACCCATTCAGCCTAAACCCCCTCAGGGGGGAGCCATCCAACCGAAACtcttcaaacagcagcaacagcagcagcagtcccaGCCAGCACCCCAAACCCTGCAAAACGATGCCCACAAGGCTCTAGGGCTGCAACAAATTCCGGTTTCTACTGCTCAGAATGTAGCCTTCTTGACAGGAAAGCCAGGCTCTAACGTTGTCCTGAGTACTCAAGCCACAACACAAGGCCCTCAGTTTCAACAAACCCTATTCAAACAACAAGCAGCACAACCATCTGGCAAGCCCCTCAGTGTACACTTGTTAAACCAACAAGGCAGCATCGTTATTCCCTCTCAGACAGTTCTGCAAGGTCAGAATCACCAGTTTCTCCTGCCACAACTTCAAGCAGGTGGGCAGATCCTGACCCAGCACCCTGGGGGCCACATCATAACTAGTCAGGGTCCTGGTGGACAGCTCATTGCTAACCAGATTTTAACTACAAACCAGAACATCAACTTGGGTCAGGTGCTGACTTCACAAGGTCACCCTGGGGCACACATCCTCTCTGGACCCATTCAGCTCCAGCCTGGCCAGATGGGCACACCCACCCTTTTTCAGATGCCTGTCTCACTGGCCCAGAGTCAAAGCCAGACACAGACTCATTCTGTCTCAGGTCATGCCCAGACAGTCATACAGGGCATGCCAATCCAGAACTCCCTGACCATGCTTAGTCAAGTGGAGGGGCTGAGCCCCGCCGTCAGCCTCCAGCCAGCTCTTCAACCCCAGCCAGGTGGCGTCcccagcagcaacagcacagGAGCAGCAACCATGGCTCAAGGCCAGCCTGGAGAGTGTGTTACTGTGCTGGGCAGCTCCACAGACCAGGCTGCTCATCCTACTCAGCAGCATGTACCACAGTCCTCTATCCTGGCCATGCAACCGGCTTTGTCTGTGTCCACGACTGCCACAGTACCCACCTCTTCTCCGTCCATGTCCGTgtccacctcttcctctgtcacaGCAGTGGGGCTGGTCCCCCCTCAGGCTCAGCACAGTCCAGGGAGGTTACTCTTTACCAACCAGGGCTCCAGTATGATCCTGAGCCAGGAGTCTCTGCAGATGTTCCTGCAACAG GAGCAGCGCCACCAAACAGAGAATGAGTCAACCCCCTCTGTGGGCGTACCGGCGTCTGTAATCGTCAGCAGCAACAGCATCACTGCTCCGGCCCCCGCTGTCCATGACAGCCAATTAACTGACTCATGGGTGGGTCAGAGCCACAGCCCTTCCCCTGGCCCCTCCCACATGACAGCAGTGGTGAAGCAG GTACCCTCcagtggacacaaacagacCCTGAAGATCCAGGGCATGTCCCCCTCACCGACCTTGACCACTCACCCGGCAGCGCCCCCAGTGGCGGTCAGCCCTCAGCCTTCCCACTCCCCTCTCACTCTGAGCCAGCAGATCCAGTCGCCACACCAACAGCAACAgtctcatcctccctctcagcctcagccacagtcTCAGACTCCCTCCCGCTCATGCACACCCTCATCTCATCCTCCGCTTTTTATTGTCCATAACCAAATAGCAGAGTCCCCCCAGCCGGCTCCACAGGGCCAGACGCAGCCccagcagacacacattcaaGTTCAGCTTCAGCCTCAGCCTCGACCGGCCTCTCAGCCGGCCCCTTATCAGCAAGACATGCCTCCTATGTCACAGTCACCCAAGCCTCCTCCTGCACCACCTGCACAGCACCAGTTTACGTCTCCTCCTGTGAGCACATCTGCCGCTGCTGTCGTCAAAGCCCAGGTTCCCATCCAGGGCCTGACAGCggagcagcagcaccacctgcAATTAGTAGGAGCGCAAATTCAGACGCTGTCAGGCATCGCTCAGCCCTCACCTcagcagaaacagctgctggatAAACTGCACCAG GTCCAGCAGAACATCCTGCTGCAGGCCAAGCAGTCcgctcagcctcagcctcagcctcagcctcaacCTCAACCTCAGCCGCAAGCAACCAGTCAGTTCAGCTCGCAGCAAGATGTGCCTGTTGATAAAGTGGTTCTTGCGTCATCGGTCAGCAGTGGCACACCTGCTCAGCTTCCCTCAGTGCTGCAGCCGACGTCAGTGCTCGTCAAAACTCCGGCTACAG CATCAAGTGACTTACAGGTATTCTCAGGAGCCCAAGGGCCAGCTGGAGCAATGGTGAATCAGACTGTCACTCCTGCCAGCCTTACCCAGCCTGCACAG GTTCAGCCAAAGCCAGGGGTGATCAGCTCAGTTGGAGGGATGACTCTGGGGAAAGGTGGGATGCAGATACAGGTATTGGCTCAAATGCCTGCTCCTCAGCCTCCAGCTCCAGTACAAACTCAG ACAACAATGAAGATGCCTTTCAGTGCAGAGCCCAGCAAAGAAGCCAG TATGCTGGAACAGCTGAGGAAACAGCAGGGTTCAGTGCTTCACCCAAACTACAGTGCTCCTTTCCACTCATTTGAGGACACACTGCACAGACTGCTGCCTTACCATCTCTACCAGGGAACTGCCAACTCTTCTCAAGACTATCAGAGAG TGGATGATGAATTTGAGAAGGTGTCCTGCCATCTGCTTAAAAGAACCCAGGCCATGCTGGATAAATATCGCCACCTGCTCTTCACAGAGTCAAAA AGACTGGGCCCCTCGGCAGAGATGGTGATGATCGACCGGATGTTCATTCAGGAGGAGAAGGTCGCACTGAGTCAGGACAGGATTTTGGCCAAGGAGAGACCAG AGGAGTTTGTGGCAAACGTGCGCTTGTTGGAGAGTGTAGTTTCATCCCAAGAGAAATCATCTTCTGCTGAGCAGACCCCGGTGAGTGGAGGTGTAGCTGttgctgtccctgctcctgcacctgcagctcctgcccCAGCACCTCTTCCAAACGTCACCCCAAACCCTCCTCCAGGACCTACTCCAGCTCCGGTTCCGGCTCCAGCTCCAGTTCCAGTTcaagctccagctccagctcccgctccagctccagctcctgcacCTTCTACCACCCCTTCCACCACCCCTTTTCCTCCTACCAAACTAGTAATAAaacagggtggaggtggagcctCTGTGTCTTGGTCCAGCAGCtgtccccctccacctccatctggaGCAAGCAGGGTGGTGCCCGAACCCACCAGCCAGAGCACCTCCTTCAGTCGCGCTcctgcagcatcctcctctttctcctcttcgtCCTCGCAAGCTGCTGACGATGACGACGCTCTCCCACAGAGAACCAGCAAACCGCCTATGAAGACTTACGAGGCTCGCAGGAGAATTGGCCTGAAGCTGAAGATCAAGCAAGATCAAACGGGGTTCAGTAAGGTAGTCCACAACACTGCCTTAGATCCAGTGCACACACCTCAACTTCAGCAGAGCAGCCAGTCCATATCGCAGCCTCAGACGCAGCCTCagtttgaagctgctgtaacGCACCCAAAGTCCCACCCTTCATCAACTCCTCCTACTACAGTCATCAGAACTCAGTCCCCCGTATGTACTGTTTCCTCTGCCTCATCGGTCACCACGGCAACCACTCGGTGTAATCCACCACTGAGAGGTAATGTTCCCCCCAATGCAGCTCCATCTTCCTCTACCTCTTCTTCTCATAGTTGGTcatcatccacctcctcctcctcctcctcaactcAAATGAATGGGACATTAGATCACCATGATGTAGGTGGCGTCAAACACAATTCTGCCTCCACTGCCACCCCCTCACAGACAACCTGCCGTCTCCCCCTTCGAAAAACCTACCGGGAAAACATTAGTCCCCGGGTCAGACCTGGTGTCCCAGGGGGAGGAGACGAAAGTTTGTCCTACCCCAGACCTACACCCTCACCCCCCAGGCACGAGgcctcatctcctccctcagaGCGGACTGTGATAGCCAGCGTGAAGGTGGAGAAAAGAGGCAGGGAGGCCTCGCACGCTCACACAGAGTCGAGCCACGAAAGTGGCCGTTTAGTGAGTGCAATGCAGGGGCTGGACGACATGGACGAGGTGTTCAACCGTGGTATCAAAACCACACAACACCATCATCTCCCGCAGCTCCTCGACAGGGAAGGGgcgaaggagagaggggaagagcaCACAGACCAAGAGACAGATGTAAGTAAATACAAGCGGGCAAGTGGGAAAAATAGACATAGGGCAGGTGGAACATTCAGAATGGACCAGCATGCCCCTGGGCCTCCCTCTCCAGAGTCCTCCTTTACACGAGACTCTTTGCTTCCTGCCAAACGCTGTAAGTCAGACTCCCCCGACATGGATAACGCCAGCTTCTCAAGCGGCAGCCCTCCGGACGACTCTCTGAATGAGCACCTGCAGTGCGCCATCGACAGCATCCTGAACCTGCAGCAGGAGCCTTCTGCCCGCGGGCACCACATTAAAGGGGGCAACAGCAGGTCCCACCAACACCAAAGCCAGCGCCCAGGGGGCTCGGCAGCCTCATCCCACAGACCCTCAGTcccaccttcctcctctgcttcctcgtcctcctccttggCCCAGCACCCTCAGGTTGGTGGCCGCGGCCACAATGGCAGCCTGGTTCCCCAGACTCAAAGCAGATAA